TGGTTTTTAGTTGTGCCAGGGATTATTGCCGCCATAGTATACGTTTGGGCAATAATTGACGCCGCGAGATACCGCTCCAGAGATTAGTGATTATAAAATAAGTAATAGCGCCCATTGGCGCTATTTTGCTTTTTAGAGTCGGCGTTTAAGCTAATTTACGGGTATAATCGCGCTATTAGTGTTTAATAAGTAACAGTTATGGAATATCAATTTATACGTGACCCTATTAGTGGGCTGCGCATTAAAATAAGCAGCGAACACGCAATAATTGGCCGTTGGCTAAATGAAGAGATTGGCAAAGACAAAGTGGCTATGGTGCAAGCACTTATTACCTCGGTAAAAACAAGCTACGAGCCAGTTACTCTAAAAGGCCAAGAAATAGATTTAATACTCTCTAAAGATGAAGCCTTATTTGAAGCGCATGCGCTGCATCAAGACAGCGAAGATTTAGTTGCCTACCAAGATGATGATTTAATGCTTGAAGAAAATGGTCTAGTGAGTGGTTGTGGCTTTGAAGATTTTGTTGACCTGATCAACTCATGGCATGAGTTTTCGGCTGGTCGTTAAGTTATATTATCTGTATTATTTTTATAAATTTATTTAGAGTAGAAAGTTTAAAATGAAAAAAGTTGAATTAAAAATTGTAAATCCTAAAGTTGGTACTGAAATTCCTATGCCTGAGTATGCTACAGATGGCTCAGCAGCGATTGATCTTAGAGCTTGTATCGATGATGCGTTACGACTTTCACCAGGCGAAACTAAACTAATACCTACTGGTATTGCTTTAAATATGCAGGACACTGGAATGGCTGCGACTATTTTACCACGCTCTGGTTTGGGTCATAAACATGGGATTGTACTGGGTAATTTAGTCGGATTAATTGACTCAGACTATCAAGGTGAGTTATTCATTTCAGTATGGAATAGGGGTAATGATGAATTTGCAATAAACTCTGGTGATAGAATTGCTCAATTGATGTTTATACCAGTACTTAAAGCTGATTTTGTACTTGTCGATGAGTTTGAAGCAACTGAGCGTGGAACTGGCGGCTTTGGCCATACTGGCGTGAAGTAGCTTTCTTAGATAGATGGCGTGTATATCCACGCCACATAGCAACTTAGTTAAAAGGATTTACTAAATGATGCAACATATTATTGCAGTAATTTCAGCAGTCTTAATTTGGTTAGTGTTTTATATTTTCAATAAAGATATTGCTATTGGAGCTTTAGGAAGTATTGCAGGTTTTATAATTGTTGAGCTTTATCTTTTTATGCGAAAAAATGACATCGATCTTACATTTCTTGGCCTGAGAAGGTTACTTTATGTATTTAAGAAGAGAAAAATAATAAAAAAATCTATTAATTACGACTCTTTGGCTGATTATACCTTTTGGTTAAAAGAGGAGTTTGTTTTTCCGCTATCCTCCTTTAATAAAAAAATAGATAAAACTGTAATTCAAAAGCTTTCAAGTTTCGAAGCCGCAATATTTATTTTACTTGTTAATGATAACCACAATTGTATAGATTGCAGCTACCTTACTTCAGAAGATTTTAAGGAGCTTTTTACTAAAGCTCTAAAAGAGCCCTTTTATAAAAGGTTAATTCTCAAAGAATCTCTGTCGCAAATTATTAAGCCAGCTGATTTAGAAAAACTACTTATCAAGTTTGAAGAGCAATTAGCTGTAGATTGCGATTTAAGTAATGAAAATATTGATAATGATCTTTTTAAAGAAAAAGTTAAAGAGTTGTGCGCCATGGGTGGAGAAATGACAATATCAATTTTCTCAACCACCTCTCAACTATCCCACGATATATTAAAAGATTTAAAAGCCTATCAAACAAGTTCCACTAAAGTTGATATAGATTTCTATCTTTGCAGTCCAAATGTTAAAACAGACTCAGCAATTTTGGAATTAATGAAGGAGTACGAAGTCCCTGTTGGTGCTTTACCATTTCAATTTGTAAAGGTTCGCAATAAAAAAGCACATGTAGAAATGGATATTACCCGTCGTGTATTTAGAGTGTTGCGTTCTTTTCAAGACATTAAGGATAATCAAGAGAGTTACTGTAAAACGTCGGTTTATTTATATAAAAAAAGCTACCCCGGGTGCAAAATTCGCCTAATAGAAAACAAGTTTGTTGAATTACAACCTGGTCCATTAAAGTTTGCTAATAATTTATATCGATTTCGTATCGCGAGCACTGATTCAGAAATAATACATACTCTTAGTAATGCTGTTAAAAACTTTAAAGGTGGTAATGAAGTTCAATGTATTGAATTATTAAACCAGCCAATAGAGCAGGCTGAAAAGCAGGCATTATTAGAATTAGCAGAATGGCTAATATCAAGGGGCATAAAAACAGATGATTTATTTAATTATGCAACAGATGTTCATGCATCTAGTGGTGATCAAGAAACTCGTACTAGGCTAAAATTTTTACAAAACAGAATAGGAACTGCTTATAAGGCTATATCTAATTTGAGTGATTCTATAAATGAAGAACTTTATGCAGAAGAAAACTTTGAACAATTGACGGGTACAGGTATTAGGGAAGTTAAAATAAACAATAAAATTAAACATATAACAGTCGCTGCTATTTTTACTAATAATAATAAAATTCTCCTAATTGAAAAAGCCAAAGAATTTTACCAAGGAAAGTATAGTCTTGTTGCAGGGCATGTTGAGTATCAAGATAATACGCTTGCTGATGCTGTTGAGAGAGAGGTCAATGAAGAGATAGGGTTGGGCATAAGTAGCTTAAGTTATATTTTTCATATTGATGACTTAACAGACAAATGTGGTCACGGTGGTGATCTACATGATTGGCATGTTTTTAATTCTTATGAAATCATAGATGAGAATAGTTTAAAACTTGGTGCCGAAGTTAAAAGTATTAAATGGGTTTCTTTGAATGAACTTCAAAAAATGAAAGAAGAATTAACTGACGGTGCTTGCAAGATTTTTAATGCCATGGGTTGGTTGAAATGAAAACTGTTGTTATAAGACTAACTGGCGGTGGTGCTATTTCTGAAGCTAGTACCGAAATTGATGTGCCATGGTGGGGGTATAGAAATATGCATATCACTCCTGATGTGTTCAAAGATTTACCAGTGATTATTGCAAACAACCCATCAACAAAGTTCATATTTGTTTGCGGTGGCATAGGAGCTTTTCTTTTTACTGATTTAGTTAAAAACCTAGCTATGGATAGTTATGTAGATGAAGTTGGGAAAGGCATAATTTCGATATTAAATGGTATCGCAATATCATATTTAAACTCATTTTCTATAAACGTTTATCCAAATGAAGTACCTGTCAATGAAATAGAAAAATACTTGTTTACAACGGATGCTAGATGCTTTTTTATTAAGCCTGATTCAGGTTGTGTTAGCAGTGATTCACTTGCTGCAGAAGCCGCTTTTTTAACTAAAGCAGACCTTCTGTTATATGTAAAAAAAGGTGCCCCTCAATATCATGTTGGTTTCGATAAACCAACAATCATAAATCGCTGGTCATTAGATGATATAGAGCTTAAATCTCTTACTTTATATGAAGATCAAAATAAGCATTATGTGCTTGATTATCAGGCATGCTCCATACTCAAATCCAATTCTAACGAAACTTATATTATTCCTCCTGAAATTATTAAAGA
The sequence above is drawn from the Pseudoalteromonas espejiana DSM 9414 genome and encodes:
- a CDS encoding YacL family protein; the encoded protein is MEYQFIRDPISGLRIKISSEHAIIGRWLNEEIGKDKVAMVQALITSVKTSYEPVTLKGQEIDLILSKDEALFEAHALHQDSEDLVAYQDDDLMLEENGLVSGCGFEDFVDLINSWHEFSAGR
- the dut gene encoding dUTP diphosphatase, producing MKKVELKIVNPKVGTEIPMPEYATDGSAAIDLRACIDDALRLSPGETKLIPTGIALNMQDTGMAATILPRSGLGHKHGIVLGNLVGLIDSDYQGELFISVWNRGNDEFAINSGDRIAQLMFIPVLKADFVLVDEFEATERGTGGFGHTGVK
- a CDS encoding NUDIX hydrolase, yielding MMQHIIAVISAVLIWLVFYIFNKDIAIGALGSIAGFIIVELYLFMRKNDIDLTFLGLRRLLYVFKKRKIIKKSINYDSLADYTFWLKEEFVFPLSSFNKKIDKTVIQKLSSFEAAIFILLVNDNHNCIDCSYLTSEDFKELFTKALKEPFYKRLILKESLSQIIKPADLEKLLIKFEEQLAVDCDLSNENIDNDLFKEKVKELCAMGGEMTISIFSTTSQLSHDILKDLKAYQTSSTKVDIDFYLCSPNVKTDSAILELMKEYEVPVGALPFQFVKVRNKKAHVEMDITRRVFRVLRSFQDIKDNQESYCKTSVYLYKKSYPGCKIRLIENKFVELQPGPLKFANNLYRFRIASTDSEIIHTLSNAVKNFKGGNEVQCIELLNQPIEQAEKQALLELAEWLISRGIKTDDLFNYATDVHASSGDQETRTRLKFLQNRIGTAYKAISNLSDSINEELYAEENFEQLTGTGIREVKINNKIKHITVAAIFTNNNKILLIEKAKEFYQGKYSLVAGHVEYQDNTLADAVEREVNEEIGLGISSLSYIFHIDDLTDKCGHGGDLHDWHVFNSYEIIDENSLKLGAEVKSIKWVSLNELQKMKEELTDGACKIFNAMGWLK